A part of Phoenix dactylifera cultivar Barhee BC4 chromosome 2, palm_55x_up_171113_PBpolish2nd_filt_p, whole genome shotgun sequence genomic DNA contains:
- the LOC120110025 gene encoding L-type lectin-domain containing receptor kinase SIT2-like — protein RRGGDVIISSSHAAYYTNDDGGGFKNLSLVSGKPIQAWIEYNHLEGLLNVSLAPIDVAKPGVPCLSSNVTLSSLISDYMYVEFSSSVGPFITSHYILGWSFKLNGRAQALDLSRLPSLPRTGSKSSLESWKIGLPIILAILLLLIIVIGIILLVNSRIKFREVFEDWEVEYGPQRFCYKDLFLATKGFRDQHLLGAGGFGKVYSGVLPNTGIQVAVKQVSHESRQGMREFIAEIVSIGRLRHRNLVQLLGYCRRKRELLLVYEFMSNSSLDKHLFNQPKPMLSWGQRFQIIKGVASALYYLHEGWEKVVVHRDIKASNILLDDQMNGRLGDFGLARLYDHGNDPQTTHVVGTLGYLAPELAKTGKATTSTDVFAFGGFLLEVACGRRPIEIRASEQDIVLVDKVLECWKAGTILEARDLKLENEYIAEEMEMVLKLGLLCSHPNFSSRPPMRLVIRILEREAPLPEMSEDGWNAEISGLGKEGFDDIGMSDSSLLTMSACSASAMGSTLLTGR, from the coding sequence cgcagaggcggggacgTGATAATTAGCTCCTCGCATGCAGCTTATTACACAAATGATGACGGAGGTGGGTTCAAGAACCTGAGCCTTGTGAGTGGCAAACCAATACAGGCCTGGATAGAATACAATCACTTGGAAGGACTGCTTAATGTATCGTTGGCACCTATTGATGTAGCCAAACCAGGCGTTCCATGCTTGTCTTCAAATGTAACTCTCTCTTCCTTGATCTCAGACTATATGTATGTCGAATTTTCTTCTTCGGTAGGACCATTTATAACATCTCATTACATTCTGGGCTGGAGCTTTAAGTTGAATGGAAGGGCTCAAGCACTCGATCTCTCACGTCTTCCATCCCTCCCCCGCACAGGGTCTAAATCGAGCTTAGAGTCTTGGAAGATTGGGTTGCCGATAATCTTGGCAATACTCTTGTTGTTAATAATCGTAATTGGCATAATCCTTCTTGTGAATAGTAGGATTAAATTCAGAGAGGTGTTTGAAGATTGGGAGGTAGAATATGGACCCCAGAGGTTCTGCTACAAGGACCTATTCTTGGCCACCAAAGGCTTCAGAGACCAACATCTCTTGGGAGCTGGAGGTTTTGGTAAGGTCTACAGTGGTGTGCTGCCAAACACTGGCATCCAAGTTGCAGTTAAGCAGGTCTCGCACGAATCAAGACAAGGTATGAGAGAGTTCATCGCAGAGATTGTTAGCATCGGCCGCTTGCGTCACCGGAACTTGGTACAGCTCCTTGGTTATTGCAGGAGAAAAAGGGAGCTCTTGTTGGTCTATGAATTCATGTCCAATTCTAGTTTGGACAAGCACCTATTTAACCAACCTAAGCCGATGCTTAGCTGGGGACAAAGATTCCAAATAATCAAAGGTGTAGCTTCCGCGCTTTATTATTTGCACGAAGGATGGGAGAAGGTGGTTGTTCACAGAGATATCAAGGCCAGCAACATCCTGCTAGATGATCAGATGAATGGAAGACTAGGTGATTTTGGCCTGGCAAGACTCTATGATCACGGAAACGATCCCCAGACTACACATGTAGTTGGAACTTTGGGTTACCTTGCGCCGGAGCTCGCCAAGACTGGCAAGGCAACTACAAGCACAGATGTGTTTGCCTTTGGTGGATTTTTGCTTGAGGTGGCTTGTGGAAGAAGGCCAATAGAGATAAGAGCATCAGAACAAGACATTGTGTTGGTAGATAAAGTTCTGGAGTGCTGGAAGGCAGGGACTATTTTGGAGGCAAGGGATCTTAAATTGGAGAATGAATATATTGCTGAAGAGATGGAGATGGTGCTAAAGCTTGGCCTCCTTTGCTCACACCCTAACTTCAGTTCTAGGCCTCCTATGCGGCTGGTGATCCGAATACTGGAACGCGAGGCTCCCCTTCCTGAGATGTCTGAAGATGGTTGGAATGCCGAGATTTCAGGTTTGGGGAAGGAAGGCTTTGATGATATTGGCATGTCAGATAGTTCACTGTTAACCATGTCTGCCTGCTCAGCATCAGCAATGGGATCTACTCTCTTGACAGGCCGTTGA